In Pseudomonas fluorescens, a genomic segment contains:
- a CDS encoding bifunctional 3-(3-hydroxy-phenyl)propionate/3-hydroxycinnamic acid hydroxylase, with the protein MTTLNSFSTQVLIVGAGPTGLTLANLLGQANVDTLIIDRKPGTVTEPRAVSIDDESLRTMQAIGLDDAVLRDVVPGYGVHYFTRAGGRCFGKVEPTGRLYGFPKRNAFRQPLFESTLKVGLERFANLTARFNHELLEFTQDQHGVRALIKDADGQLLDVKASYLIACDGGRSPVRKQLGIEMVGSSFSSRWLVVDTDQDDDPFWQTRVYCDARRPVVEVPGPHHTRRFEFQLKSGETDAQVLSPECLHTLLRPFKGDAPVSIVRKTVYTFHARVAERWQVGRVFLAGDAAHLTPPYAGQGMNSGVRDAHNLGWKLIAVLKGQMAATALLSYESERRDHAWALIKLALNLGVVMAPATVLRARLISAAFALIGLVPPLRDYFLQMRFKPKPRFTKGLVLPEGKAGKLACGQMFPQPLLTDAQGHTQLLDTTIGAGFALIQYGDPALQRLDELRHGLWDHLEAKRILILPAHVQALPSLPGCTVLHDREDALKDLLGDSHTFVLLRPDRYVAAIFDLATQDQAAGALQSLFGITLTNHRVDQPAMAPVYP; encoded by the coding sequence ATGACAACCCTCAACAGCTTCAGCACTCAAGTCCTGATCGTCGGCGCCGGCCCCACCGGGCTGACCCTGGCCAACCTGCTCGGCCAGGCCAATGTGGACACCCTGATCATCGACCGCAAACCCGGCACCGTGACCGAACCCCGCGCCGTTTCGATCGATGATGAATCCTTGCGCACCATGCAGGCGATCGGGCTGGATGACGCCGTGTTACGCGACGTCGTGCCCGGCTACGGTGTGCATTACTTCACCCGCGCAGGCGGCCGTTGCTTTGGCAAGGTCGAGCCCACCGGCAGGTTATATGGGTTCCCCAAGCGTAATGCGTTTCGCCAGCCGCTGTTCGAAAGCACGCTGAAGGTCGGCCTTGAACGTTTTGCCAACCTGACAGCGCGCTTCAATCACGAACTGCTCGAGTTCACTCAAGACCAGCACGGCGTGCGCGCGTTGATCAAGGATGCCGATGGCCAACTGCTCGACGTCAAGGCCAGCTACCTGATCGCCTGCGACGGCGGTCGCAGCCCGGTGCGCAAGCAACTGGGGATCGAGATGGTAGGGTCGAGTTTTTCCTCACGCTGGCTGGTGGTCGACACCGACCAGGACGACGACCCCTTCTGGCAGACCCGCGTGTATTGCGATGCCCGGCGCCCGGTGGTGGAAGTGCCCGGCCCGCACCATACTCGGCGCTTTGAGTTCCAGCTCAAGTCGGGCGAAACCGATGCGCAGGTGCTCAGCCCCGAATGCCTGCACACGCTGCTTCGTCCGTTCAAGGGCGATGCCCCGGTGTCTATCGTGCGCAAGACGGTCTACACCTTTCATGCCCGCGTCGCCGAGCGTTGGCAGGTCGGCCGCGTATTTCTTGCCGGCGATGCCGCGCACTTGACCCCGCCCTACGCCGGGCAAGGGATGAACAGCGGCGTTCGCGACGCGCACAATCTGGGCTGGAAGCTGATCGCTGTGCTCAAGGGCCAAATGGCCGCAACCGCCCTGCTGTCCTACGAAAGCGAGCGGCGCGACCATGCCTGGGCCTTGATCAAGCTGGCCCTGAACCTTGGCGTGGTCATGGCGCCGGCCACCGTGCTGCGGGCTCGCCTGATCAGCGCGGCCTTCGCGTTAATCGGCCTGGTGCCGCCGCTGCGCGATTATTTCCTGCAAATGCGCTTCAAGCCCAAACCACGTTTTACCAAAGGCCTGGTATTGCCCGAAGGCAAGGCCGGGAAGCTGGCCTGCGGGCAAATGTTTCCTCAGCCATTGCTGACCGATGCCCAAGGCCACACACAACTGCTGGACACGACCATCGGTGCCGGTTTTGCCCTGATCCAATATGGCGACCCCGCTCTCCAGCGCCTGGATGAACTGCGCCACGGCCTTTGGGACCACCTGGAAGCCAAGCGCATCCTGATCCTGCCCGCGCACGTGCAGGCCCTGCCATCACTGCCCGGCTGCACCGTGCTGCACGACCGCGAGGATGCGCTCAAGGACCTGCTCGGCGACAGCCACACGTTTGTGCTGCTGCGCCCGGATCGCTATGTGGCCGCCATCTTCGACCTGGCCACACAAGACCAGGCCGCTGGCGCATTGCAGTCGTTGTTCGGCATCACCCTGACGAACCATCGCGTGGATCAGCCGGCGATGGCGCCCGTCTACCCCTGA
- a CDS encoding VOC family protein encodes MQTLQTSTPARLCYLHLASKAPQQQVDFYRRLLDMDSLAQADGSWLLQGPQRAMLISPADHSGLLAAAYDLGSQVHLNELRTRLVGNGCNVEALDSPLLEAGAFQIRDPQGRQTVFGVSRGASTLDRKGMPGRLQHVVFQTTELEAMIDFYVNTVGFTVSDNVVDDQSGQLTTCFLRSDDEHHSLAFFRGSKNEWDHHCYETNEWNDIRDWGDRFAKERITLFFGPGRHGPGNNLFFMVVDADRNRLEFSAELEITEPTRPPGVWPQEEYTLNSWGRAWIRS; translated from the coding sequence ATGCAAACCTTGCAGACTTCCACTCCCGCACGCCTGTGTTACCTGCACCTGGCGAGCAAAGCGCCCCAGCAGCAAGTCGATTTCTATCGGCGCCTGCTGGACATGGACAGCCTGGCGCAAGCCGACGGCAGCTGGCTGCTCCAGGGGCCTCAACGGGCCATGCTGATCTCGCCCGCCGACCATAGCGGCCTGCTCGCGGCGGCGTACGACCTGGGCAGCCAAGTACACTTGAACGAGCTGCGCACGCGCCTGGTCGGCAACGGTTGTAACGTCGAGGCGCTCGACTCGCCGTTGCTGGAAGCGGGCGCCTTTCAAATCCGTGACCCCCAGGGTCGACAAACCGTATTTGGGGTGTCTCGCGGCGCGTCCACGCTCGACCGCAAGGGCATGCCGGGCCGCCTGCAGCACGTGGTGTTCCAGACCACGGAGCTGGAAGCGATGATCGACTTCTACGTCAACACGGTGGGCTTCACCGTCTCGGACAACGTCGTCGACGACCAGAGCGGCCAGCTCACCACCTGCTTCCTGCGTTCGGACGATGAGCACCATTCGCTGGCGTTCTTCCGCGGATCGAAAAACGAGTGGGATCACCACTGTTACGAAACCAACGAATGGAACGACATTCGCGACTGGGGCGACCGCTTCGCCAAGGAACGCATCACCTTGTTCTTCGGCCCGGGACGACATGGCCCAGGCAACAACCTGTTCTTCATGGTGGTCGATGCCGATCGCAACCGCCTGGAGTTCTCGGCCGAGCTGGAGATCACCGAGCCCACGCGCCCGCCTGGCGTCTGGCCGCAGGAGGAATACACCCTCAACTCCTGGGGACGCGCCTGGATCCGAAGCTGA
- a CDS encoding aldehyde dehydrogenase family protein, giving the protein MTTPILAAYAINGDQYINGTWRAGGSTRRLDDRNPFNGEPLLEMPLASVADLDDAYQAAQRAQTDWAALHPTERGAQLEKLAQVIQNRREEIIDWLIRESGSTRIKAGMEWQFTLNLVRECTTLPMQVEGRILTSYKPGEQSFVFREPLGVVGVISPWNFPLYLSMRSVVPALALGNTVVLKPASDTAVTGGLLIAHLFEEAGFPAGSLNVVVGAGSEIGDAFVEHPIPSLISFTGSTDVGRNVGRIATGGKHIKRVALELGGNAPLVVLEDADIEIAAHAAVVGRFLHQGQICMSVNRVIVDRSLYADFAALVVERVRNLKTGDPAQADTVIGPVVNQSQLDGLLGKIAAAERAGLKQLCGGQARGLVLPAHVFGEVGPDQALARDETFGPLLPLMIAQNQAHALELANASEYGLSSAVFTRDMARGLSFARGIVAGMTHINDITVDDQPNAPFGGEKNSGLGRFNGHYALDEFTRAHWVTWQAGSHHYPF; this is encoded by the coding sequence ATGACAACTCCAATACTCGCGGCCTACGCCATCAACGGCGACCAATACATCAACGGCACCTGGCGCGCCGGTGGTTCGACACGACGCCTGGACGACCGCAACCCCTTCAACGGCGAACCCTTGCTGGAAATGCCCCTGGCCTCGGTGGCCGACCTGGATGACGCCTACCAGGCCGCCCAGCGCGCGCAGACCGACTGGGCCGCGCTGCACCCGACCGAGCGCGGCGCACAGCTGGAAAAACTCGCCCAGGTCATCCAGAACCGCCGCGAAGAAATCATCGACTGGCTGATCCGTGAGTCCGGCAGTACCCGCATCAAGGCGGGCATGGAGTGGCAGTTCACCCTCAACCTGGTTCGCGAGTGCACCACCCTGCCGATGCAGGTTGAGGGACGGATCCTGACCAGCTACAAGCCTGGTGAGCAGAGCTTCGTGTTTCGCGAACCACTGGGGGTGGTCGGTGTGATCAGCCCGTGGAACTTCCCGCTGTACCTGAGCATGCGTTCCGTGGTGCCGGCACTTGCGCTGGGCAATACCGTGGTACTCAAGCCGGCCAGCGACACGGCAGTGACCGGCGGCCTGCTGATTGCCCACCTGTTCGAAGAAGCCGGGTTCCCGGCCGGTTCGTTGAATGTGGTGGTCGGCGCGGGTTCGGAGATTGGCGATGCCTTCGTCGAACACCCGATACCGAGCCTGATCTCTTTCACCGGTTCCACCGATGTGGGACGCAATGTCGGACGCATCGCCACCGGTGGCAAGCACATCAAGCGGGTGGCGCTGGAGCTGGGCGGCAACGCGCCGCTGGTGGTGCTGGAGGATGCGGACATCGAGATAGCGGCGCATGCCGCCGTGGTCGGGCGCTTCCTGCATCAGGGCCAGATTTGCATGAGCGTCAACCGGGTCATTGTGGATCGCTCGCTGTATGCCGATTTCGCAGCGCTGGTGGTCGAGCGCGTGCGCAATCTCAAGACCGGTGACCCGGCCCAGGCCGATACGGTGATCGGGCCGGTGGTCAACCAAAGTCAGCTCGACGGTCTGCTGGGGAAGATCGCCGCCGCCGAGCGCGCCGGTCTCAAGCAGTTGTGTGGCGGCCAGGCGCGCGGGCTGGTGCTGCCGGCCCATGTCTTTGGCGAAGTGGGCCCCGACCAGGCCCTGGCTCGCGATGAAACCTTCGGGCCGCTGCTGCCGTTGATGATCGCGCAAAACCAGGCCCATGCCCTGGAGTTGGCCAACGCCAGCGAGTACGGTCTGTCCAGTGCGGTGTTTACCCGCGACATGGCGCGCGGCCTGAGCTTTGCCCGTGGCATCGTGGCGGGCATGACCCATATCAACGACATCACGGTCGATGATCAGCCCAATGCGCCGTTCGGCGGCGAAAAGAACTCCGGCCTTGGCCGCTTCAATGGTCACTATGCCTTGGATGAATTCACCCGGGCCCATTGGGTGACCTGGCAAGCCGGGAGCCATCACTACCCGTTCTGA